In Pseudomonas sp. DNDY-54, a genomic segment contains:
- a CDS encoding osmoprotectant NAGGN system M42 family peptidase, whose amino-acid sequence MTAKLPEPDLNYLQRVLLETLAIPSPTGFTDTIVRYVAERLKELDIPFELTRRGTIRATLKGLKDSPDRAIAAHLDTIGASVREIHNTGRLGLSPVGCWSSRFAEGSRVSVFTDNGVIRGSVLPLLASGHAFNKAVDEMPISWDHVELRLDAHTSCRADTVGLGINIGDFVAFDPMPEFTESGHISARHLDDKAGVAALLTALKAVVESGQELPIDCHPLFTITEETGSGAAGALPWDVSEFVGIDIAPSAKGQESSEHAVTVAMQDSGGPYDYHLSRHLIKLGENHNIPVRRDLFRYYHSDAQSAIAAGHDIRTALLAFGCDATHGYERTHIDSLAAMSRLISTYLLSPPVFASDANTSHGSLESFSHQLEHDAQMENDTRVPPVDSIFDKRSDNSSD is encoded by the coding sequence ATGACTGCAAAGCTACCCGAGCCCGATCTCAACTACCTGCAACGCGTATTACTGGAAACCCTGGCGATTCCCAGCCCCACCGGGTTTACCGACACCATCGTGCGTTACGTCGCCGAACGCCTGAAAGAACTGGATATCCCCTTCGAGCTGACTCGGCGCGGCACCATTCGCGCGACACTCAAAGGCCTCAAGGACAGCCCCGATCGCGCCATCGCCGCGCACCTGGATACCATCGGCGCCAGCGTTCGAGAGATTCACAACACGGGTCGCCTGGGCCTGTCGCCAGTCGGCTGCTGGTCAAGCCGATTCGCCGAAGGTAGCCGCGTCAGTGTGTTCACCGACAACGGTGTCATCCGCGGCAGCGTGTTGCCATTGCTTGCCTCCGGCCACGCGTTCAACAAGGCAGTCGATGAGATGCCTATCAGCTGGGACCACGTTGAGCTACGCCTGGATGCACATACCTCCTGCCGAGCCGACACCGTTGGTCTGGGTATCAACATCGGCGATTTCGTCGCATTCGATCCGATGCCCGAGTTCACCGAAAGCGGCCATATCAGCGCACGGCACCTAGACGACAAGGCGGGCGTCGCGGCGTTGTTGACTGCATTGAAGGCTGTGGTCGAGAGTGGCCAGGAATTGCCAATCGACTGTCATCCCTTATTCACCATTACCGAAGAAACAGGCTCCGGTGCGGCCGGCGCGTTGCCGTGGGACGTCAGTGAATTTGTCGGCATCGACATCGCACCGAGCGCCAAAGGTCAGGAGTCAAGCGAGCACGCCGTAACCGTTGCGATGCAGGACTCTGGCGGGCCCTATGACTATCACCTGTCACGGCACCTGATCAAACTGGGTGAGAACCACAATATACCGGTGCGCCGTGACCTGTTTCGGTATTACCACAGTGACGCTCAGTCGGCGATTGCGGCAGGACACGACATCCGTACCGCCCTGCTTGCGTTCGGCTGCGATGCGACCCACGGCTACGAACGGACCCATATTGACAGCCTGGCAGCGATGAGCCGTCTGATCAGTACCTACCTGCTGAGCCCACCGGTGTTCGCCAGCGACGCAAATACGAGCCATGGCTCGCTCGAGAGCTTCAGCCACCAGCTCGAGCATGATGCGCAGATGGAAAACGATACCCGCGTCCCGCCAGTCGATTCGATCTTCGACAAGCGTTCCGACAATTCATCCGATTGA